One part of the Lycorma delicatula isolate Av1 chromosome 7, ASM4794821v1, whole genome shotgun sequence genome encodes these proteins:
- the LOC142327608 gene encoding uncharacterized protein LOC142327608 isoform X2: MYAPTGSSFLNEDPLSFTIKKEIKHEIEQQEYLFVPVSKTDDELTISKQSVDAPTGNSFLDEDPLSFTIKKEIKHETEQTEYLYAPVATTDDELTVSKQDLGEEAINDVEERSFEMIFLPGELNK; encoded by the exons ATGTATGCACCAACTGGTAGTTCATTTTTGAATGAAGATCCATTATCCttcactattaaaaaagaaatcaagcatgaaatAGAGCaacaagaatatttgtttgtacctGTTTCCAAAACTGATGATGAACTGACAATATCTAAACAA aGTGTGGATGCACCAACTGGTAATTCATTTTtggatgaagatccattatccttcactattaaaaaagaaatcaagcatgaaacagagcaAACAGAATATTTGTATGCACCTGTTGCCACAACAGATGATGAACTGACAGTATCTAAACaa gatcttGGTGAAGAAGCTATCAACGATGTGGAGGAAAGAAGTTTTGAAA tgatttttttaccTGGAGAACTGAACAAGTAA
- the LOC142327608 gene encoding uncharacterized protein LOC142327608 isoform X1 yields MYAPTGSSFLNEDPLSFTIKKEIKHEIEQQEYLFVPVSKTDDELTISKQSVDAPTGNSFLDEDPLSFTIKKEIKHETEQTEYLYAPVATTDDELTVSKQDLGEEAINDVEERSFESRLQTAKCVICNKLKYNCICDNVISKKYDDFNSSSFKEECLPITEKTVEERNIISSHLPIHTCVFCQESFTQRSALESHLSIHVKKKTCNFCEKSFSTQSDLNTHLSIHTGEKKFICNICQKTFMHNYTLNRHLSIHLGEKKFTCNFCEKTFSYNHNLKMHLSIHTGEKKFTCNFCQKTFRRSSHLKTHLSIHTGEKKLHEKFQCNFCQKVYSNRFNLKSHLSVHTGVKNKFTCNVCQKVFTRSSNLKSHLSIHTGVKKKFTCDFCQKNFMYSSNLKKHLSVHTGEKKFTCNFCQKTFRQKYDLKSHLVIHTGEKRFTCNFCQKSFKWRNSLRTHLSIHTGEKKFTCNVCQKTFMHNYALKTHLSVHTGEKKFTCNFCQKTFSQSNNLKRHLSIHTGEKKFTCNLSLCS; encoded by the exons ATGTATGCACCAACTGGTAGTTCATTTTTGAATGAAGATCCATTATCCttcactattaaaaaagaaatcaagcatgaaatAGAGCaacaagaatatttgtttgtacctGTTTCCAAAACTGATGATGAACTGACAATATCTAAACAA aGTGTGGATGCACCAACTGGTAATTCATTTTtggatgaagatccattatccttcactattaaaaaagaaatcaagcatgaaacagagcaAACAGAATATTTGTATGCACCTGTTGCCACAACAGATGATGAACTGACAGTATCTAAACaa gatcttGGTGAAGAAGCTATCAACGATGTGGAGGAAAGAAGTTTTGAAAGTAGGTTACAGACAGCAAAATGTgtgatttgcaataaattaaaatataactgtatatGTGATAATgtcatcagtaaaaaatatgatGATTTCAACAGTTCTTCTTTTAAAGAAGAATGCTTGCCGATTACAGAAAAAACAGTTGAAGAAAGGAATATCATATCTTCTCATCTTCCTATTCACACATGTGTTTTTTGTCAAGAATCTTTCACTCAGAGATCTGCTTTAGAGTCACACTTATctattcatgttaaaaaaaaaacatgtaatttttgtgaaaaatcttttagtaCGCAATCTGATTTAAATACTCATCTCTCTATTCacactggtgagaagaaattcatttgtaatatttGTCAAAAAACCTTTATGCATAACTATACTTTAAATAGGCATCTCTCTATTCATcttggtgagaagaaattcacatgtaatttttgtgaaaaaacttttagttataaccataatttaaaaatgcatctctCTAtacatactggtgagaagaaattcacatgtaatttttgtcaaaaaacctTTAGACGAAGCAGTCAtctaaaaacacatctctctattcacactggtgagaagaaattacATGAGAAGTTCcaatgtaatttttgtcaaaaagtgTATAGTAACCgctttaatttaaaatcacatctgtCTGTTCATACTGGTGTGAAGAATAAATTCACATGTAACGTTTGTCAAAAGGTATTTACTAGAAGcagtaatttaaaatcacatctgtCTATTCATACTGGTGTGAAGAAGAAATTCACATgtgatttttgtcaaaaaaactttatgtatagctctaatttaaaaaaacatctctctgttcatactggtgagaaaaaattcacttgtaatttttgtcaaaaaacctTTCGTCAAAAGTATGATTTAAAATCACATCTTgttattcatactggtgaaaaaagattcacatgtaatttttgccaaaaatcttttaaatggagAAATAGTTTAAGGACTCACCTCTCTATTCACACTGGggagaaaaaattcacttgtaatgttTGTCAAAAAACCTTTATGCATAACTATgctttaaaaacacatctctctgttcatactggtgagaaaaaattcacttgtaatttttgtcaaaaaacttTTAGTCaaagcaataatttaaaaaggcatctctctattcatactggtgagaagaaatttacatgtaatttatcTCTTTGTtcataa